In Mycolicibacterium gadium, the genomic window CCCTGTTCCCACGTTTCGGCTGTGGGGTACAGCACGTAGAGTTGGACGCTGTCGTCGGTCATCGACGAGGGCGAATAGGTCGCAAGCTCCGGGCTGCACTTGTCGGCGTACGCGTCGATGGCCGCCTGACCGGGAAAGTCGCCCCCAGGCATCTGCAGCACCGCGAACACCTCCCCTGCATGCGGTTCGGCGCAATCGATGGTCTTGACGGTCAACACTCGGGTGTCGCCGGGGATCTCTGAAAGGCAGTCGCCCATCTCGACGTCGGTCGCGGTGACGGTGCCCTGGCCGAATGCCAGATACAACGCGATGCCGCCGCCGACGACGAGCACGAGCAGGGCCGCGATGACACCGAGGACGATGAAGACGATCTTCTTGGAGTTCGACTTCTGTGGCGGCGGGAAATAGCCGGGCGGCTGCTGGGAGTACGGCGGCTGCTGGGAGTACGGCGGCTGTTGGGAGTACGGCGGCGGCGGAGGCGGAGGTGGGTACGGGCCGGGTCCGTACGGAGGTTGCTCACCGTATGGAGGCGGCTGCTGGCCATATGGCGGGGGATTGCCCGGCGGCGTGGTCACCCCGTGACATTAGCGTCAAGCGCGGATCGATGACCACCCTTAGGACGCAGCACCCAGCAAACGTAATGCCGCGTCGACCGCCAGCGCCGGGACATTCAGCGTCTTCGAGCCGAGATCATGTCGGGCGCCGTTGATCTCGACGACCTCGGTGCTGCCGGAGATCAGCGCCGCCGCGGTGCGTAGCTCGTCGATCGACCCGAACGGGTCGGCGGTGCCGTGGGTGAAGACCGTAGGCACGGATATCCGCGGGAGATGTTCGGTGCGTGCCCGTTCCGGCTTGCCGGGGGGATGCAGCGGATACGAAAACAGGGTAAGCGCATCGACTTTCGCGGCGTCGTCGGCGACGACCATCGATGTCATCCGGCCGCCGTACGAGTGCCCGCCCGCGACGACCGGTCCTTCGGTGAGGGTGCGGGCCAGCTCGACGGCCTCGACGATTCCGGCCTGGTCGGTCGCAGCTGAGTTCGACGGCGGCCCCTTCGGACGTCTCCGCCGATACGGCAGGTTGAAACGTACCGCCAGCCAGCCGCGTGTGGCCCACTCATCGCAGATCTTCTGCAGCAGTGGGGAATCCCGACTACCGCCGGCGCCGTGGGTCAGCATCACTGTGCCAACGGGGACGACTTGGCCCGGCGGTTCGTGGGCGATGCCCGCGATATCCTCGAGGTTCACCGGTGGAGCCTGAAGAGCGCGGACACCGGTCCGTGGCCGTGGCCCAGCGGGTACGCCGCGCGCAGACATTCGGTGACCCAACGCTTTCCGAACGCCACCGCATCCGGCACGGTGTAGCCGTGGGCCAGCGCGCTCGCAATGGCTGCGGCCAACGTGTCACCGGCCCCGTGGTCGTGTCCGGTGTCGATGCGGGCGGTGTCGAACTCGAAGAAGTCGGTTCCGTCGAACAGCAGATCAGGGCTCTGCGACGACGCCCTCAGGTGTCCACCCTTCACCAACACCCACTGCGGTCCGAGCGCGTGCAGGGCATGCGCGGCCGCCCGCTGGGACGCGTCATCGACGACGTCGACGTCGACGAGCAGGCGCACCTCGTCGAGGTTGGGTGTCACCAGCGTGGCCAGCGGGAACAGCTGGCCCTTGAGGGAGTCCAGGGCGCTGGGATGAAGCAGCGGATCGCCATGCATCGACGCGCACACCGGGTCGACGACGAACGGGACGGTGCCGGCCAGGCCCTGTCCGCGCCAGGTGTCAGCGACGGTGTCGATGATCGCCGAGGACGCCAGCATGCCGGTCTTGGCGGCCTGAACACCGATGTCGGACGCCACGGCTTCGATCTGGCCGGCGATGACATCCAGTGGGATTTCGTGAAACCCTTTGACCCCCAGAGAATTCTGCACGGTCACCGCGGTCACGGCGACGAGTCCGTGCATGCCGAGCATCGCGAACGTCCGCATATCGGCCTGGATGCCCGCACCGCCGCCGGAGTCGGACCCGGCGATCGTCATGACCCGAAGTGGGGTCTGGCCCGGCGGCGTGAGCGGAAGCCCGATCGTCTGTTCTTCGCGCAAGCGCTCATCACCCCTCATGCAAGTGGAAGATAGACCTGGTTGCCGTGTTCGGCGAACTCCTTGGACTTTTCGGCCATGGCATCGCGGATGTCCTGGGTGATGCGCATAGAGCAGAATTTCGGACCGCACATCGAACAGAAGTGCGCCGTTTTCGCCGGTTTAGCGGGAAGGGTCTCGTCGTGAAACTCGCGGGCCGTGTCCGGATCCAGCGAGAGAGCGAACTGGTCGTGCCATCGGAACTCGAACCGAGCACGCGACAGCGCGTCGTCCCTTTCCTGCGCACGGGGGTGTCCCTTGGCCAGATCCGCGGCGTGCGCTGCGATCTTGTAGGCGATCACGCCGTCCTTGACGTCCTTGCGGTCCGGTAGTCCCAGGTGCTCCTTCGGCGTCACGTAGCAGAGCATCGCGGTGCCCGCCTGGGCGATCATCGCGGCGCCGATCGCCGACGTGATGTGGTCATAGGCCGGAGCGATGTCGGTCGTCAGCGGGCCGAGCGTGTAGAACGGAGCTTCGTCGCAGAGCTCTTCTTCGAGTCGCACGTTCTCGACGATCTTGTGCATCGGGACGTGACCCGGACCCTCGATCATCACCTGCACACCATGGGATTTCGCGATCTTGGTCAGTTCCCCGAGCGTGCGCAGTTCGGCGAACTGGGCGGCGTCGTTCGCGTCGGCGATCGAGCCTGGCCGTAATCCGTCGCCGAGTGAGAACGTGACGTCGTAGCGCTGCAGGATCTCGCACAGTTCGGCGAAGTGCGTGTAGAGGAACGACTCCTGATGGTGGGCAAGACACCAGGCGGCCATGATGGAGCCACCTCGGCTGACGATTCCCGTCACGCGGTTGGCGGTCAGCGGCACGTAACGCAGCAGGACGCCTGCGTGCACGGTCATGTAGTCCACACCCTGCTCGCACTGTTCGATCACGGTGTCGCGGTAGCACTCCCACGTCAGCGCCACCGGATCGCCATTGACCTTCTCCAGCGCTTGGTAGATCGGCACCGTGCCGACGGGGACCGGCGAATTGCGCAGGATCCATTCCCGCGTCAGGTGGATGTCGCGACCGGTGGACAGGTCCATGATCGTGTCGGCGCCCCACCGGGTGGCCCACACCATCTTGTCGACCTCGTCGGCGATCGAGCTGCTGACGGCCGAATTGCCGATGTTCGCATTGACTTTCACCGCGAATGCCTTGCCGATGATCATCGGTTCGGCCTCGGGATGGTTGTGGTTGGCGGGGATCACTGCACGCCCCTGTGCAACTTCGGCACGAACCAACTCGGGTGCCAGGCCCTCGCGGGCGGCGATGAACGCCATCTCGGCGGTGACCTCGCCGGCGCGGGCCCGTTGCAGCTGGGTGCCGCGGTCTGACACCACACCGGGGCGCGGCGGCAGTCCACGGTGCAGGTCGAGCGCCGCGTCGGCGTCGGTGTATGGGCCCGAGGTGTCATACAGGTCGAAGTGCTCGCCGTTTGTCAGGTTCACGCGGCGGAACGGCACTCGCATCCCGTCGAGGTCCCGGTAGACCTTGGCGCTGCCCGCGATTGGGCCGCTGGTCACCGCTGGGATCGGGGTGGAAACGTCGGAATGCAGCACTTTCAGCATCTCCCTACGCCGGCATTACCCGGTCAGGTTCGTACGGTCGACGGGCCTACCCGTCCTCTCAGCGCACTGGGTGTGCGCTCCCGTGTGTGGACTCTTGCCACGCTAGCGCAGGCGATGCGTGCGTGGGAATAGGAATTGCTGCCCATTGCTTTATATAGCTAATATATGTGTTTTCTGCCGATAGCTGTGGATACGTAAAGCGAAGATTGATGACGACCGATTTCGAGATGACCGCGCTACGACGTCAGCGCATGGACCACGACCATCCGTTCTACAAGTGGATCGTGCTGTCCAACACCACGCTGGGCATGCTGCTTGCAGCGATCAACGCGTCGATCGTGCTCATCTCACTACCCGCTATCTTCCGCGGCATCGGATTGAACCCCTTGGCTCCCGCCAACGTCGGTTACCTGCTCTGGATGCTGATGGGTTATCTGGTGGTGACCGCGGTGCTCGTGGTGTTCTTCGGACGGTTAGGCGACATGTACGGCCGCGTCCGCATCTACAACCTCGGTTTCGCGGTCTTCACCGTCGCGGCGATTGCGTTGTCGTTCGATCCCTTTCATCTCGGCGGTGGCGCCGTGTGGCTGATCGCGTGGCGCGTGGTCCAGGGCGTCGGCGGCGCCATGCTGATGGCGTCGTCGGCGGCGATCCTCACCGATGCGTTTCCGTCCAACCAGCGCGGTATGGCACTCGGCGTGAACATGGTTGCCGCCGTTGCAGGTTCGTTCCTCGGCCTGCTCATCGGAGGGGTGCTCTCCGAGTTCCACTGGCAGGCGATCTTCTGGGTAGGCGTGCCGATCGGGTTGTTCGGTACCGTCTGGAGCTATCGCTCGCTGCGCGAGCTCGGCGTGCGAACCCCGGGCCGGCTGGACTGGGCGGGCACGTTCACCTTCGGTATCGGACTGACCGCCCTTCTCGTCGGGATCACCTATGGCATTCAGCCCTACGGAGATTCGACGACGGGGTGGACCAACCCGTGGGTCCTCGGTTCGATTCTCTTCGGGGTGTTGTTGCTCGTTGCCTTCTGCTTCATCGAGCTACGGCTCGAGCAGCCGATGGTGAATCTTCGGCTGTTCCGTTCGACATCGTTCGGTATGGGCAACCTTGCGGGCCTGATGTCGTCCGTCGGTCGCGGTGGCCTGCAGTTCATGCTCATCATCTGGCTGCAAGGGATCTGGCTTCCGTTGCACGGCTACAGCTTCGAGTCGACACCGTTGTGGGCCGGCATCTACCTGTTGCCTGCGACGTTCGGCTTCCTGGTCGCGGCTCCGCTCGCCGGAATGCTGGCGGACCGCTATGGCTCCAGGTTGTTCACGGTCGGCGGAATGGCGCTGATGGCGGTTTCGTTCATCGCCCTGGTGATGATCCCGGTCGACTTCGACTACTGGGTTTTCGCGCTGCTCGTTTTCGTCAACGGCCTCGGTGGTGGCATCTTCACCGCGCCCAATACCGCTGCCATCATGTCCAGCGTGCCCGCGGCTGAGCGTGGAGCCGCTTCGGGAGTGCGGGCCACCTTCTTCAATGCCGGGTCGTCGCTGTCGATCGGAATCTTCTTCTCGCTCATGATTATCGGACTGGCCAACACACTTCCGGGTGCGCTGAGCACAGGTCTGCAGGAGCAGGGCGTCTCGGCAAATGTGGCGCACGAGGTGGCGAATCTGCCGCCGGTCGGCAGCCTGTTCGCGGCATTCCTCGGCTACAACCCGATGGCCGAACTGCTCGAGCCCTACCACGCGCTACAGCAGCCGGGTGTGAATGCCGACGTGTTGACCGGGCAGACGTTCTTCCCGCACCTGATCATCGAGCCGTTCCATGCCGGCCTGGTTGTGGTGTTCGTGGCGGCCGCGGCGATGATGGTCGTCGGTATGGTGGCGTCGCTGTTCAACCCGGGCCGTTACGCCGACGCCGATGGCGAGGCTTCACCGGTTGAGGCCAGCTCGACAAGCACCGGCGCATGATCGCTGGGGGACTTCCCTTTTCGCTCCTCGCGGACGATCTCGGCGTGGGTCACACGCTGCGCCAACGCCGGTGATCCGAGAATGAAATCGATGCGCATACCGCGGTTCTTCGGGAACCGCAGCTGGGTGTAGTCCCAGTAGGTGTATACGGCGGGGCCGGGGGTGAAAGGCCGGACCACGTCGCTGAATTGAGCGTCGAGGATCGCGTCGAAAGCCGCTCGCTCCGGCTCGGTGACGTGGGTGCTGCCCGCGTAGGCCTCGACGCTCCACACGTCCTCATCGGTCGGCGCGATGTTCCAATCGCCCACCATGGCGATCTGTGCCGTCGGATCGTCGAGGAGCCACTTCTGTGCCGTATTGCGCAGCGCGGCGAGCCATTCCAGCTTGTAGACATAGTGCGGCGAGCCGACGAAGCGTCCGTTGGGCACGTACAAGCTCCACAGCCGCACTCCGTTGCACGTCGCGCCCAGCGCACGCGCCTCCGCCGCCGCCTCCACCTCCGGCGTGTCGCTCCACGTCGGCTGTCCGTCGAAGCCGACCTGGACGTCATCGATACCGACCCGGGATGCGATGGCGACGCCGTTCCACTGGTTGAACCCGCAGTGCACCACGTCGTAGCCGGCGGCCAGGAATGGCATGGTGGGGAACTGCTCGTCGGAGCACTTGGTCTCCTGCATCGCGAGGACGTCGACGTCGGCACGCTCCAACCAGTCCGCCACCCGATCGACACGGGCGCGGATCGAGTTGACGTTCCACGTGGCCAGGCGCATGGATCGAGCCTACGGAGGTGCCGATGCAGCGTGCTAGTTCTCCGCGCCGGGTGGGTCGGGGTCGCTGCGGAGGAGTTCCTCGGGGTGGTGGGCATGATTGACCTCAGGGGGTCGGGTTCCGTCGGTCCAGGCCAGTCGTCCGGTGTCGGTGA contains:
- the thiC gene encoding phosphomethylpyrimidine synthase ThiC — translated: MLKVLHSDVSTPIPAVTSGPIAGSAKVYRDLDGMRVPFRRVNLTNGEHFDLYDTSGPYTDADAALDLHRGLPPRPGVVSDRGTQLQRARAGEVTAEMAFIAAREGLAPELVRAEVAQGRAVIPANHNHPEAEPMIIGKAFAVKVNANIGNSAVSSSIADEVDKMVWATRWGADTIMDLSTGRDIHLTREWILRNSPVPVGTVPIYQALEKVNGDPVALTWECYRDTVIEQCEQGVDYMTVHAGVLLRYVPLTANRVTGIVSRGGSIMAAWCLAHHQESFLYTHFAELCEILQRYDVTFSLGDGLRPGSIADANDAAQFAELRTLGELTKIAKSHGVQVMIEGPGHVPMHKIVENVRLEEELCDEAPFYTLGPLTTDIAPAYDHITSAIGAAMIAQAGTAMLCYVTPKEHLGLPDRKDVKDGVIAYKIAAHAADLAKGHPRAQERDDALSRARFEFRWHDQFALSLDPDTAREFHDETLPAKPAKTAHFCSMCGPKFCSMRITQDIRDAMAEKSKEFAEHGNQVYLPLA
- a CDS encoding septum formation family protein, with the translated sequence MTTPPGNPPPYGQQPPPYGEQPPYGPGPYPPPPPPPPYSQQPPYSQQPPYSQQPPGYFPPPQKSNSKKIVFIVLGVIAALLVLVVGGGIALYLAFGQGTVTATDVEMGDCLSEIPGDTRVLTVKTIDCAEPHAGEVFAVLQMPGGDFPGQAAIDAYADKCSPELATYSPSSMTDDSVQLYVLYPTAETWEQGDRAVTCVATLDPPRAGSIRG
- a CDS encoding exodeoxyribonuclease III, yielding MRLATWNVNSIRARVDRVADWLERADVDVLAMQETKCSDEQFPTMPFLAAGYDVVHCGFNQWNGVAIASRVGIDDVQVGFDGQPTWSDTPEVEAAAEARALGATCNGVRLWSLYVPNGRFVGSPHYVYKLEWLAALRNTAQKWLLDDPTAQIAMVGDWNIAPTDEDVWSVEAYAGSTHVTEPERAAFDAILDAQFSDVVRPFTPGPAVYTYWDYTQLRFPKNRGMRIDFILGSPALAQRVTHAEIVREERKGKSPSDHAPVLVELASTGEASPSASA
- the thiD gene encoding bifunctional hydroxymethylpyrimidine kinase/phosphomethylpyrimidine kinase, which encodes MRGDERLREEQTIGLPLTPPGQTPLRVMTIAGSDSGGGAGIQADMRTFAMLGMHGLVAVTAVTVQNSLGVKGFHEIPLDVIAGQIEAVASDIGVQAAKTGMLASSAIIDTVADTWRGQGLAGTVPFVVDPVCASMHGDPLLHPSALDSLKGQLFPLATLVTPNLDEVRLLVDVDVVDDASQRAAAHALHALGPQWVLVKGGHLRASSQSPDLLFDGTDFFEFDTARIDTGHDHGAGDTLAAAIASALAHGYTVPDAVAFGKRWVTECLRAAYPLGHGHGPVSALFRLHR
- a CDS encoding MFS transporter produces the protein MTTDFEMTALRRQRMDHDHPFYKWIVLSNTTLGMLLAAINASIVLISLPAIFRGIGLNPLAPANVGYLLWMLMGYLVVTAVLVVFFGRLGDMYGRVRIYNLGFAVFTVAAIALSFDPFHLGGGAVWLIAWRVVQGVGGAMLMASSAAILTDAFPSNQRGMALGVNMVAAVAGSFLGLLIGGVLSEFHWQAIFWVGVPIGLFGTVWSYRSLRELGVRTPGRLDWAGTFTFGIGLTALLVGITYGIQPYGDSTTGWTNPWVLGSILFGVLLLVAFCFIELRLEQPMVNLRLFRSTSFGMGNLAGLMSSVGRGGLQFMLIIWLQGIWLPLHGYSFESTPLWAGIYLLPATFGFLVAAPLAGMLADRYGSRLFTVGGMALMAVSFIALVMIPVDFDYWVFALLVFVNGLGGGIFTAPNTAAIMSSVPAAERGAASGVRATFFNAGSSLSIGIFFSLMIIGLANTLPGALSTGLQEQGVSANVAHEVANLPPVGSLFAAFLGYNPMAELLEPYHALQQPGVNADVLTGQTFFPHLIIEPFHAGLVVVFVAAAAMMVVGMVASLFNPGRYADADGEASPVEASSTSTGA
- a CDS encoding alpha/beta hydrolase family protein, with translation MNLEDIAGIAHEPPGQVVPVGTVMLTHGAGGSRDSPLLQKICDEWATRGWLAVRFNLPYRRRRPKGPPSNSAATDQAGIVEAVELARTLTEGPVVAGGHSYGGRMTSMVVADDAAKVDALTLFSYPLHPPGKPERARTEHLPRISVPTVFTHGTADPFGSIDELRTAAALISGSTEVVEINGARHDLGSKTLNVPALAVDAALRLLGAAS